One genomic region from Rhodococcus sp. SBT000017 encodes:
- a CDS encoding nucleobase:cation symporter-2 family protein, with the protein MTRPEDARPPVLQMFGYGLQHILSMFGGVIAVPIIVGGAAGLSGADQALLISCALFVSGVATVLQTIGIPFFGSQLPLVQGISFASVSTVLTIIGSAEDGRTGLRTVLGAVLVAALIGLAIAPFFSKIVRFFPPLVTGCIITVIGLSLMPVAARWITGQEMVGGAPNPNYLDPGNIGLAMFTLLAVLVMTKIPGLSRLSILLGLVVGTIAALIVGKTDFGGVADASVVAVPTPFAFGSPIFAIGAIVSMTIVILVIMVETTADILAVGEVVGTDVDSKRVGDGLRADMVSSAVAPIFNTFPATAFAQNVGLVAMTGIKSRFVVAMGGGVLALLGLSPVLAAVVGVVPLPVLGGAGIALFGTVAASGIRTLGKVDYDNNTNVVIVAVTLAFGLIPVVASDFWDEFPDWFVTIFHSGISAASIVAVVLNVFFNVFKPGTPANPSVVAAGPAVMVREDEAKVLGDGGSLPDRAVPDKAVPDKDA; encoded by the coding sequence ATGACCAGGCCAGAGGACGCTCGCCCGCCGGTGCTGCAGATGTTCGGATACGGTCTGCAACACATTCTCTCGATGTTCGGCGGCGTCATCGCCGTTCCGATCATCGTCGGTGGAGCGGCCGGGCTCTCGGGGGCCGATCAGGCACTGTTGATCTCGTGCGCGTTGTTCGTCAGTGGCGTGGCAACGGTGCTGCAAACGATCGGCATCCCGTTCTTCGGCTCGCAACTGCCGCTGGTACAGGGCATTTCGTTCGCTTCGGTCTCGACGGTTCTCACGATCATCGGCAGCGCGGAGGACGGGCGAACCGGACTGCGCACGGTGCTCGGAGCAGTTCTGGTGGCCGCGCTGATCGGATTGGCGATAGCCCCGTTCTTCTCCAAGATCGTTCGGTTCTTCCCGCCGCTGGTGACCGGATGCATCATCACCGTCATCGGACTGTCGCTGATGCCGGTGGCGGCACGCTGGATCACCGGCCAAGAGATGGTTGGCGGTGCGCCGAACCCGAACTACCTGGACCCCGGCAACATCGGGCTGGCGATGTTCACCCTCCTCGCCGTGCTGGTGATGACCAAGATTCCCGGACTGTCGCGGCTGTCGATCCTGCTCGGACTCGTCGTCGGCACCATCGCGGCACTGATCGTCGGCAAGACCGACTTCGGCGGCGTCGCCGACGCGTCCGTGGTAGCCGTCCCGACACCCTTCGCCTTCGGCTCACCGATATTCGCGATCGGCGCGATCGTGTCGATGACCATCGTGATCCTGGTGATCATGGTCGAGACCACCGCCGACATCCTCGCCGTCGGCGAAGTGGTCGGAACCGACGTCGACTCCAAGCGCGTCGGTGACGGCCTGCGCGCCGACATGGTGTCCTCTGCCGTCGCCCCGATCTTCAACACCTTCCCGGCCACGGCCTTCGCTCAGAACGTCGGGTTGGTCGCGATGACCGGCATCAAGAGCCGCTTCGTCGTCGCGATGGGCGGCGGCGTGCTTGCGCTGCTGGGCCTTTCGCCGGTACTCGCGGCCGTCGTCGGGGTCGTCCCGCTTCCGGTGCTCGGCGGTGCCGGAATCGCGCTGTTCGGAACCGTCGCAGCCAGCGGTATCCGCACCCTCGGCAAGGTGGACTACGACAACAACACCAACGTCGTCATCGTGGCGGTGACCTTGGCGTTCGGTCTCATACCCGTTGTCGCGAGCGACTTCTGGGACGAATTCCCGGACTGGTTCGTCACGATCTTCCACTCCGGAATCAGTGCCGCCAGCATCGTCGCAGTGGTGCTCAACGTATTCTTCAACGTATTCAAGCCCGGTACGCCAGCGAACCCATCGGTGGTGGCAGCGGGCCCCGCAGTGATGGTGCGTGAGGACGAAGCGAAGGTGCTCGGCGACGGCGGAAGCTTGCCCGACAGGGCTGTGCCCGACAAGGCTGTGCCCGACAAGGACGCCTGA
- a CDS encoding ROK family protein: MSVSTLHHHTGPTSLRSLPGPRSRVQLVAPDLRIADSPAASVLRVACVEGPISREHASRATGSSIATVNRQVSALLAVGLLRERADLTAPGAIGRPRVPFEVNHEPFSTIGIHIGAVVTGITVSDLRGRILGAVEIPTPAGSSETALASVTRSAGAFAGRWHRRTPLWVGVAIGGRVDTASGTVDHPRLGWENGRVAGIIGGGLGLPISVAGHVEAMAASELLLAPRLSDSVAAQSNSGTSLYFYARETAGMALTIDGRVHTPASGPGSIAHLPTGSSALCGCGNRGCLEASVSDRAVVTAAVDRKILAPQPRPSIAVVYQAAQSGSEAARELLVERAQILGRTVALLRDMFNPDRVVLGGQAFTAYPAGIPYVGEAFATYSTLARRDIRVTGFGDKVQEYAATVVSLSALYSDPLASMRRAAA, from the coding sequence ATGTCCGTATCAACGCTGCACCACCACACCGGCCCCACCTCTCTGCGGTCTCTCCCGGGGCCCCGATCGCGCGTCCAACTCGTCGCGCCCGATCTGCGGATCGCGGACAGTCCCGCCGCGTCGGTGCTTCGGGTCGCTTGCGTCGAAGGTCCCATCTCGCGCGAGCATGCCTCTCGCGCAACGGGTTCGAGCATCGCCACAGTCAACCGTCAAGTGTCGGCCCTACTCGCCGTCGGGCTGCTCCGTGAGCGCGCAGACCTGACGGCACCGGGGGCGATCGGACGACCGCGGGTGCCGTTCGAGGTCAACCACGAACCGTTCTCGACCATCGGGATCCACATCGGAGCCGTCGTCACCGGCATCACCGTCAGCGATCTGCGGGGACGCATCCTCGGTGCCGTCGAGATACCCACGCCCGCCGGATCTTCGGAGACAGCGCTTGCCTCCGTCACCCGCAGCGCGGGTGCCTTTGCCGGACGCTGGCACCGCCGCACCCCGCTGTGGGTCGGGGTAGCGATCGGTGGCCGCGTGGACACCGCGAGCGGCACCGTCGACCACCCGCGGCTGGGTTGGGAGAACGGACGCGTCGCCGGCATCATCGGCGGCGGATTGGGACTGCCGATCTCGGTGGCCGGGCACGTCGAGGCCATGGCGGCCTCGGAGCTGCTCCTGGCGCCGCGTCTGTCGGACAGTGTTGCGGCGCAGAGCAACAGCGGAACTTCGCTGTACTTCTACGCGCGCGAGACCGCAGGCATGGCGCTGACCATCGACGGCCGCGTACACACTCCCGCGAGCGGTCCGGGTTCCATCGCGCACCTACCCACCGGATCGTCGGCGCTGTGCGGCTGCGGCAATCGGGGATGCCTCGAGGCCTCCGTCAGCGATCGAGCGGTGGTCACTGCCGCCGTCGACCGTAAGATTCTTGCGCCGCAACCACGTCCGAGCATCGCGGTGGTGTATCAGGCGGCGCAGTCGGGCTCGGAGGCCGCGCGGGAGTTGCTCGTCGAGCGGGCGCAGATACTGGGTCGGACGGTGGCGCTGCTGCGCGACATGTTCAATCCGGACCGCGTGGTACTCGGAGGCCAGGCGTTCACCGCGTATCCGGCCGGAATTCCGTACGTGGGGGAGGCCTTCGCGACGTATTCGACGTTGGCACGCAGGGATATCCGAGTGACCGGCTTCGGTGACAAGGTGCAGGAATACGCCGCAACCGTGGTCTCCCTCAGCGCCCTGTACTCCGATCCGCTCGCCTCGATGCGCAGGGCTGCCGCGTAG
- a CDS encoding alpha/beta fold hydrolase: MSKPDTSTPAAGPVRQATGIDGANIVYRVSGDPAARPLILLHGWAQGSACWGEGLLADLAERYRVVAVDLRGHGYSDAPSDGYDDPKNWAGDVAAVLAAEDITADAVLLGWSYGGLVICDYLAEHGTGAVAGIVLVGAITSIGRGEAGGRVGTAMRAAIPGAMAEEPRVAIKALGSFGNALTGPTEGKGTEAQALFGLTLSTRPRVRAALFDRAVAHDDLLRSLDIPAFVLHGTQDTVVDVSAGRHAAELIPTAVASYWDGVDHGPFVADPQRFLTEVTEFVNGLSLPGRQKGVVIET; the protein is encoded by the coding sequence ATGAGCAAGCCCGATACGAGCACCCCAGCAGCAGGACCGGTTCGTCAGGCCACCGGCATCGACGGAGCCAACATCGTCTACCGCGTCAGCGGGGACCCAGCGGCGCGGCCACTGATCCTGCTGCACGGGTGGGCACAGGGCTCGGCCTGCTGGGGCGAAGGACTACTGGCCGACCTGGCGGAGCGCTACCGCGTCGTCGCCGTCGATCTGCGCGGACACGGCTATTCCGACGCCCCATCGGACGGTTACGACGACCCGAAGAACTGGGCAGGAGACGTGGCTGCCGTGCTGGCCGCCGAGGACATCACCGCCGACGCGGTGCTGCTGGGTTGGTCGTACGGCGGACTGGTGATCTGCGACTACCTCGCCGAACACGGCACGGGCGCGGTGGCGGGCATCGTGCTCGTCGGCGCGATCACCAGCATCGGCAGGGGAGAGGCAGGCGGCCGCGTCGGGACGGCCATGCGCGCGGCGATCCCCGGCGCGATGGCCGAGGAGCCTCGCGTCGCGATCAAGGCGCTGGGAAGTTTCGGGAATGCGCTCACCGGGCCCACCGAAGGCAAGGGTACGGAAGCGCAGGCACTGTTCGGTTTGACGCTGTCCACGAGGCCGCGGGTTCGCGCCGCGCTGTTCGATCGAGCGGTTGCCCACGACGACCTGCTGCGCAGCCTCGACATCCCTGCGTTCGTCCTGCACGGAACGCAGGACACCGTCGTCGACGTCTCTGCCGGACGGCACGCTGCGGAGCTGATTCCCACGGCGGTAGCGTCGTACTGGGATGGTGTCGACCACGGCCCGTTCGTAGCCGATCCGCAGCGCTTCCTCACCGAGGTGACCGAGTTCGTGAACGGTCTGAGTCTGCCCGGTCGTCAGAAGGGGGTAGTTATCGAGACGTAA
- a CDS encoding SDR family NAD(P)-dependent oxidoreductase, giving the protein MTSSEQISPDAKIAVVTGASSGIGAATARQLAADGFHVVIGARRLDRLEELASEIGGTALELDVTDEDSVAAFTAVIPRVDVLINNAGGAKGLAPVIDADLDDWRWMWETNVLGTLQVTKSLLPKLIDSGDGLIVTITSVAAFEAYDNGSGYTSAKHAQAVLHRTLRGELLGKPVRLTEVAPGAVETEFSLVRFDGDADKADAVYQGITPLVASDIAEVIGFVASRPSHVNLDQIIIKPRDQAGPGRFSRK; this is encoded by the coding sequence ATGACCTCGTCCGAACAGATTTCCCCCGATGCCAAAATCGCCGTCGTCACCGGAGCAAGCTCCGGCATCGGCGCGGCCACCGCCCGTCAACTCGCCGCCGACGGCTTCCACGTCGTGATCGGTGCCCGCCGACTGGACCGGCTCGAGGAGTTGGCGTCGGAGATCGGTGGTACTGCCCTGGAACTCGATGTGACGGACGAGGATTCGGTCGCCGCCTTCACCGCGGTCATCCCCCGCGTCGACGTGTTGATCAACAATGCCGGTGGCGCGAAGGGCTTGGCCCCGGTGATCGACGCCGACCTCGACGACTGGCGCTGGATGTGGGAGACCAACGTGCTCGGTACATTGCAGGTGACGAAGTCGTTGCTGCCCAAGCTGATCGACTCCGGTGACGGCCTGATCGTCACCATCACCTCCGTGGCGGCATTCGAGGCCTACGACAACGGATCGGGCTACACCTCGGCCAAACACGCTCAGGCAGTGCTGCATCGGACGTTGCGCGGCGAGCTTCTCGGCAAGCCGGTGCGGTTGACCGAGGTAGCGCCGGGTGCTGTGGAAACCGAGTTCTCGCTCGTCCGGTTCGACGGCGACGCAGACAAGGCCGACGCGGTCTACCAGGGCATCACACCGCTGGTGGCGAGCGATATCGCCGAGGTCATCGGCTTCGTGGCGTCTCGCCCGTCGCACGTCAACCTCGACCAGATCATCATCAAGCCACGTGATCAGGCCGGTCCGGGGCGCTTCTCCCGGAAATAG
- the mshA gene encoding D-inositol-3-phosphate glycosyltransferase, translated as MHTEEVIGRQLNRVAVLSLHTSPLAQPGTGDAGGMNVYVLQSAKELAKRGVEVEIFTRATASTDAPVVEAAPGVLVRNIVAGPFEGLDKHDLPTQLCAFAAGVLREEARHEPGYYDLVHSHYWLSGQVGWLARDRWGVPLVHTAHTLAAVKNASLAQGDSPEPAARQIGEQQVVAEADRLIANTAEEAKSLVEIYGAQQGSIDVVAPGADLAQYNPGDKLAARAELGLNPDESIVAFVGRIQPLKAPDVLIAAAAEVLQRNPTTPLRVLIVGGPSGSGLDRPDSLIDLAENLGITARVTFLPPQPSARLAQVYRAADIVAVPSYNESFGLVAIEAQACGTPVLAADVGGLGVAVRSGETGRLVQGHRTEDWADALSSMLADPVALADMASAAPRHARNFSWEHTADGLIESYRQAKFHFDRGEGPSEFSPRRVRGLSKLRRSGAVTA; from the coding sequence GTGCACACTGAAGAAGTGATTGGACGCCAGCTGAACAGGGTCGCTGTGTTGTCCTTGCATACCTCCCCGCTGGCGCAGCCCGGAACGGGTGACGCGGGCGGCATGAACGTCTACGTGCTGCAGAGCGCGAAAGAGCTGGCCAAGCGGGGCGTGGAGGTCGAGATCTTCACCCGCGCGACGGCGTCGACCGACGCTCCCGTCGTCGAGGCAGCTCCCGGCGTGCTGGTGCGCAACATCGTCGCCGGCCCGTTCGAGGGGTTGGACAAGCACGACCTTCCCACTCAGCTGTGCGCATTCGCAGCCGGGGTGCTGCGGGAGGAAGCGCGCCACGAACCCGGCTACTACGACCTGGTGCATTCGCACTACTGGCTCTCGGGTCAGGTCGGCTGGCTGGCGCGAGATCGCTGGGGAGTGCCGTTGGTGCACACCGCGCACACTCTCGCCGCCGTCAAGAACGCGTCTCTGGCGCAGGGCGACTCGCCCGAGCCCGCCGCACGTCAGATCGGTGAGCAGCAGGTGGTGGCCGAGGCGGATCGACTGATCGCCAACACCGCCGAGGAAGCGAAGTCTCTCGTCGAGATCTACGGTGCGCAGCAGGGTTCGATCGATGTGGTTGCACCGGGAGCCGATCTGGCGCAATACAATCCGGGTGACAAGCTCGCGGCGCGCGCCGAACTCGGATTGAATCCCGACGAGTCGATCGTCGCATTCGTCGGACGCATCCAGCCGCTCAAGGCCCCCGACGTGCTGATCGCCGCGGCTGCCGAAGTGCTGCAGCGCAATCCGACGACACCACTGCGCGTCCTCATCGTCGGCGGCCCGTCCGGCAGCGGACTGGATCGACCCGACAGCCTCATCGATCTCGCCGAGAACCTCGGGATAACTGCCCGGGTGACGTTCCTGCCGCCGCAGCCGTCGGCGCGCCTGGCCCAGGTCTACCGCGCCGCGGACATCGTCGCCGTGCCGAGCTACAACGAATCGTTCGGCCTGGTTGCAATCGAAGCCCAGGCATGCGGAACTCCGGTCCTGGCCGCAGACGTCGGCGGACTCGGCGTGGCGGTGCGATCGGGCGAGACCGGACGCCTGGTGCAGGGCCACCGCACCGAGGATTGGGCGGATGCTCTCTCGTCCATGTTGGCGGACCCAGTTGCCTTGGCCGACATGGCGTCCGCGGCACCGCGGCACGCCCGCAACTTCTCCTGGGAGCACACCGCCGACGGACTCATCGAGAGCTACCGGCAGGCCAAGTTCCACTTCGACCGAGGCGAGGGACCGAGCGAGTTCTCTCCGCGACGCGTCCGAGGATTGTCGAAACTACGCAGATCAGGAGCTGTGACTGCATGA
- a CDS encoding YbjN domain-containing protein, translated as MSETAELIDRALKDRELDYTRRGEVFTVELPGERKLKTTTMLNVGHHGVRIEAFVCRKPDENFEGVYKYLLRRNRRLYGVHYTIDKVGDIYLVGRMSLHAVNGDELDRILGQTLEAADGDFNVLLELGFAESIKREWAWRVSRGESLANLKAFEHLVDKREA; from the coding sequence ATGAGCGAGACTGCCGAACTGATCGACCGGGCACTGAAGGACCGCGAGCTGGACTACACCCGTCGGGGCGAGGTGTTCACCGTCGAACTGCCAGGGGAACGCAAACTCAAGACGACGACGATGCTGAACGTCGGGCATCACGGGGTCCGCATCGAAGCGTTCGTCTGCCGCAAACCCGACGAGAACTTCGAGGGCGTCTACAAGTACCTGCTGCGACGCAACCGCCGCCTGTACGGGGTTCACTACACGATCGACAAGGTCGGCGACATCTACCTCGTGGGCCGAATGTCGTTGCACGCCGTCAACGGTGACGAACTCGATCGCATTCTCGGCCAGACCCTCGAGGCCGCCGACGGCGACTTCAACGTGCTGCTCGAGCTGGGATTCGCGGAGTCCATCAAACGCGAATGGGCGTGGCGCGTCTCGCGCGGCGAATCGTTGGCGAACCTGAAGGCATTCGAGCACCTGGTGGACAAGCGGGAAGCGTAA